In Gemmatimonadota bacterium, one genomic interval encodes:
- a CDS encoding sulfide dehydrogenase, which produces MHRAGTLPPPSSQDTGSAASRAGEYVPGSLGAIEQPLPQTQPPGAEYGVSAYPLYTPELAPGEGRELVQGFCSTCHSLTYITMQPPLPPAAWEASVQKMITTFGAQIRQDVARRITAYLQAHYSTGRRG; this is translated from the coding sequence CTGCACCGTGCCGGCACCCTCCCGCCCCCCTCCAGCCAGGACACCGGGTCGGCGGCCAGCCGGGCGGGCGAATACGTGCCGGGCAGCCTAGGGGCGATCGAGCAGCCGCTGCCGCAGACCCAGCCTCCCGGCGCCGAGTACGGCGTTTCCGCCTACCCGCTCTATACGCCGGAGCTCGCGCCGGGGGAGGGGCGGGAGCTGGTGCAGGGTTTCTGCAGCACCTGTCACAGCCTCACCTACATCACCATGCAGCCGCCCTTGCCGCCCGCCGCCTGGGAGGCGTCCGTGCAGAAGATGATCACGACCTTCGGCGCGCAGATCCGGCAGGACGTGGCCCGCCGGATCACCGCCTACCTGCAGGCGCACTACTCGACGGGCAGGCGCGGCTAG
- a CDS encoding DinB family protein: MKRLLGVAVFVAAAGPAFAQGAAGEPANPNAAVGSARAIYEIAKGYVVRAADQMPEENYAFRPTAEVRNFAELIAHIANANYLFCSSALKEEDPHKEDFEKTRAAKPALVEALRASFEYCDRAYGIADAASLETIDLFGGQRTRLAVLILNAAHDFEHYGNIVTYMRLKGLVPPSSQRMAS, from the coding sequence CGTTGCTGCCGCCGGGCCCGCCTTCGCCCAGGGCGCCGCGGGCGAGCCGGCCAATCCGAATGCGGCGGTCGGCTCGGCGCGCGCCATCTACGAGATCGCAAAGGGTTACGTGGTCCGGGCCGCGGATCAGATGCCGGAAGAGAACTACGCCTTCCGGCCCACGGCGGAGGTGCGCAACTTCGCGGAACTGATCGCGCACATCGCCAATGCCAACTACCTCTTCTGCTCGAGCGCGCTGAAGGAGGAGGACCCGCACAAGGAGGATTTCGAGAAGACGCGCGCGGCCAAGCCCGCGCTGGTCGAGGCGCTGCGCGCCTCGTTCGAATACTGCGACCGCGCGTATGGTATCGCGGACGCGGCCTCGCTGGAGACGATCGACCTGTTCGGCGGCCAGCGGACCCGGCTCGCGGTGCTCATCCTCAACGCGGCCCACGACTTCGAGCATTACGGCAACATCGTCACCTACATGCGGCTGAAGGGGCTGGTCCCGCCCTCCAGCCAGCGCATGGCGTCCTGA